A portion of the Lathamus discolor isolate bLatDis1 chromosome 5, bLatDis1.hap1, whole genome shotgun sequence genome contains these proteins:
- the OGFRL1 gene encoding opioid growth factor receptor-like protein 1 isoform X3, which produces MDGKFMKTLKSATSRHSGVLWSELASVDGTELTAKPKRSFYAARDLYKYRHQYPQNFKDLRYQNDLCNLRFYKNKIPFKPDGVYIEEVLNKWKGDYEKLEHNHTYIQWLFPLREQGLNFYAKELTTYEIEEFKKTKEAIRRFLLAYKMMLEFFGIKLIDKTGNVARAANWQERFQHLNESQHNYLRITRILKSLGELGYESFKSPLVKFILHEALVEDTIPNIKQSALEYFVYTIRDRRERRKLLRFAQQHYTPSEHFIWGPPRKQKLEGSKTNKKPASPISIHNSCISKHKKPKEPKNTSASGSSAGKITEERKVELTKNEEENDQDEQEMNCDAVRQSNSEKNSDTDSGQLSKSEDVHDAPDRKEDASHSKKDEEGLNSDCGNHPGTKEKDLCDTENSPNNTSADLQDNFDKDTLTGGTTTKTKDELK; this is translated from the exons AGTGTTGATGGAACTGAGCTGACAGCCAAACCGAAGAGAAGCTTCTACGCAGCAAGAGATTTATACAAGTACCGACACCAGTATCCA cagaacTTTAAAGATCTTCGATATCAGAATGATTTGTGCAATCTCCgcttttacaaaaataaaatcccgTTTAAACCTGATG GGGTTTATATTGAAGAAGTCCTAAATAAGTGGAAAGGAGACTATGAAAAACTGGAACATAACCACACTTACATACAGTG gCTTTTCCCACTGAGGGAACAAGGTCTGAACTTCTATGCTAAGGAATTAACTACATATGAAATTGAG GaattcaagaaaacaaaagaagcaatTAGAAGATTCCTTTTGGCTTACAAAATGATGTTGGAGTTTTTTGGTATAAAGCTAATTGATAAAACTGGAAACGTAGCACGAGCTGCTAACTGGCAAGAAAGATTTCAGCATTTGAATGA GTCTCAACACAACTACTTGAGAATCACTCGAATTCTGAAAAGTCTTGGAGAGCTTGGATATGAGAGTTTTAAATCTCCCCTGGTAAAATTTATTCTGCATGAAGCTCTTGTGGAAGATACTATTCCTAACATTAAGCAAAGTGCTCTAGAATATTTTGTGTATACTATTAGAGACcgaagagaaaggaggaaactCCTGAGATTTGCTCAGCAACATTATACACCCTCGGAGCATTTTATCTGGGGACccccaagaaaacagaagttggagggaagcaaaacaaataaaaagccagCATCTCCAATTTCTATTCACAATAGTTGTATTTCTAAGCATAAGAAACCAAAAGAGCCTAAGAATACATCAGCAAGTGGAAGCTCAGCTGGTAAaataactgaagaaagaaaggtAGAACTCAcaaaaaatgaggaagaaaatgatcAGGATGAACAAGAAATGAACTGTGATGCTGTTAGGCAGAGCAACAGTGAAAAGAACAGTGATACTGATAGCGGTCAGCTTTCAAAATCAGAAGACGTTCATGATGCTCCAGACAGAAAGGAGGACGCTTCTCATTCCAAAAAAGATGAGGAAGGTCTGAACAGTGACTGTGGAAATCACCCAGGCACTAAAGAGAAAGATTTATGTGACACTGAGAATTCCCCAAATAACACATCAGCAGATCTACAAGATAACTTTGATAAGGATACACTTACAGGGGGGACCACCACAAAAACCAAGGATGAGCTCAAATAA